A single region of the Arthrobacter sp. zg-Y20 genome encodes:
- a CDS encoding MBL fold metallo-hydrolase has product MTETPQQHLTGQLGWQEVAPRIWVRSNTAYSVNTGLVVGDERALLIDTGAGPGMAQEIYDAARQLTDLPLTAVNTHAHFDHYFGNALMLANGVEDIWATAGCAASIRENGNTHRSQAADAEPEMAAGMGEHTEIAEPTKLVDEAPVDLDLGGISVTLFHLGRGHTDHDLLVGAGDVLFTGDLVEQGADPQFEDSFPKDWIRTLGKITALEDLYTVFIPGHGSPVTVDFVTTQMNKMRTAVAVTRSAMDQASVDMTKAIPILPYGPEQSRALLTRLRTLARWKWLKK; this is encoded by the coding sequence ATGACCGAAACACCGCAGCAGCATCTAACCGGCCAGCTGGGCTGGCAGGAGGTTGCGCCCCGCATCTGGGTGCGCAGCAACACCGCTTACAGCGTCAACACCGGACTGGTGGTGGGCGACGAGCGGGCCCTGCTCATTGACACCGGAGCCGGCCCCGGCATGGCACAGGAAATTTACGACGCCGCCCGGCAGTTGACGGACCTGCCGCTGACGGCGGTGAACACGCATGCGCACTTCGACCACTATTTCGGCAACGCCCTGATGCTGGCCAACGGTGTGGAGGACATTTGGGCCACCGCCGGCTGCGCCGCGAGCATTCGCGAAAACGGCAACACCCACCGGTCCCAGGCGGCCGACGCCGAGCCCGAGATGGCTGCCGGGATGGGTGAACACACGGAAATTGCCGAGCCCACAAAGCTGGTGGATGAGGCCCCAGTGGACCTGGATCTGGGCGGCATCTCCGTCACCCTGTTCCACCTGGGCCGTGGACACACGGACCACGACCTGCTGGTCGGAGCCGGCGACGTCTTGTTCACCGGAGACCTGGTGGAGCAGGGAGCGGACCCGCAGTTCGAGGATTCCTTCCCCAAGGACTGGATCCGCACGCTGGGCAAGATCACCGCCCTGGAAGACCTGTATACGGTGTTCATTCCCGGTCACGGCTCACCGGTCACGGTGGATTTCGTGACCACCCAGATGAACAAGATGCGCACCGCGGTCGCCGTGACCCGCAGCGCCATGGACCAGGCATCGGTGGACATGACCAAGGCCATCCCCATCCTTCCGTACGGGCCCGAACAGTCGCGGGCGCTGCTGACGCGGCTTCGCACCCTTGCCCGGTGGAAGTGGCTGAAGAAGTAA
- a CDS encoding o-succinylbenzoate synthase, protein MSTDFPALRAGARVVSIPMRVKFRGILHREALLLQGPAGWGEFSPFPEYADAEAVPWLASALEAAELGYPEPVRNAVPVNGTVPAVPVDQVEAVLARFGTVSAVKVKVAEAGQSPEEDLARVAEVRRLLPDAGIRVDANAGWDIPTAVATLTRLAEAGLEYAEQPVAGIDGLRAVRTELRRREVPVLIAADESVRKETDPLKVAREDAADLIVIKAAPLGGVRRAVDIVRQAGLPAVVSSAIDTSVGIRTGVALAAALPELPYACGLGTLSLMAGDVTGESLLPDGGALAVRDVTVSEELLERYAAPAERTRWWLDRLERVHGLLARRA, encoded by the coding sequence ATGAGTACCGATTTCCCTGCCCTGCGCGCCGGTGCGCGTGTGGTATCCATTCCCATGCGGGTAAAGTTCCGCGGCATCCTGCACCGTGAGGCCCTGCTGCTGCAGGGGCCCGCAGGCTGGGGCGAATTCTCCCCCTTCCCGGAGTACGCGGATGCCGAAGCCGTGCCGTGGCTGGCCTCGGCCCTGGAAGCCGCCGAGCTGGGTTACCCGGAACCCGTGCGGAATGCGGTGCCGGTAAACGGAACCGTTCCCGCAGTGCCTGTGGACCAGGTGGAGGCCGTGCTGGCCCGCTTCGGCACGGTATCCGCCGTGAAGGTGAAAGTGGCGGAGGCCGGCCAGTCCCCGGAAGAGGACCTGGCCCGCGTGGCCGAGGTGCGGCGGCTGCTGCCCGACGCCGGAATCCGCGTGGACGCCAACGCCGGCTGGGACATTCCCACCGCCGTCGCAACCTTGACCCGGCTGGCCGAGGCAGGGCTGGAATATGCCGAACAGCCCGTAGCCGGGATTGACGGGCTGCGTGCGGTGCGGACCGAGCTGCGCCGCCGTGAGGTGCCGGTGCTTATTGCCGCTGATGAAAGTGTCCGCAAGGAAACCGACCCGCTGAAGGTTGCCCGCGAAGACGCCGCGGACCTGATCGTCATCAAGGCCGCGCCGCTGGGCGGGGTGCGCCGGGCTGTGGACATAGTCCGGCAGGCCGGGCTGCCCGCCGTGGTGAGTTCCGCCATCGACACCTCAGTGGGCATCCGCACCGGCGTCGCCCTGGCCGCCGCGCTGCCCGAGCTGCCCTACGCCTGCGGGCTGGGCACCCTTTCGCTGATGGCCGGCGACGTCACCGGGGAATCCCTGCTGCCCGACGGCGGCGCCCTGGCCGTGCGGGACGTGACGGTGTCCGAGGAACTGCTGGAACGCTATGCAGCCCCTGCGGAACGCACCCGGTGGTGGCTGGACCGGTTGGAGCGGGTGCACGGGCTGCTGGCCCGACGCGCCTAG
- a CDS encoding helix-turn-helix transcriptional regulator: MDKQELGAFLRSRRERLRPEDRGLPPGPRRRAPGLRREEVAVLAHISTEYYARLEQGRAPRPSAEVLAGIAGALGLTDAESMHLHALAGTAPLHRGMHRRDVRPSILALLDRLPQTAGFVVSAAFEVLAWNDLAAALMEDYAKLDPADRNLARKAFLRPRTEEDLYGISDGAEFRQTAVRRLRSALTRYPSDPSVRDLVRDLQEGSPEFARLWDRHDVQYVPTLRKTFRTAIGDITVDCDSLDMADRDQQLVLYSAPAGSRDADNLALLGLIEDPQLPAPGM, translated from the coding sequence ATGGATAAGCAGGAACTTGGAGCATTCCTCCGCAGCCGCCGGGAGCGGCTCCGCCCGGAAGACCGCGGCCTTCCCCCAGGTCCCCGCCGGCGCGCCCCCGGGCTGCGCCGGGAGGAGGTCGCGGTGCTTGCACACATCTCCACCGAGTATTACGCGCGCTTGGAACAGGGGCGGGCACCCCGGCCATCGGCCGAGGTCCTGGCCGGGATAGCCGGGGCACTTGGACTGACGGATGCAGAATCCATGCACCTGCACGCCCTCGCCGGCACGGCACCCCTGCATCGCGGGATGCACCGCCGGGACGTCCGCCCCAGCATCCTGGCGCTCCTCGACCGGCTTCCCCAGACGGCCGGGTTCGTGGTCTCCGCGGCGTTTGAGGTCCTCGCCTGGAACGACCTCGCAGCCGCCCTGATGGAGGACTACGCCAAACTCGATCCCGCGGACCGCAACCTTGCGAGGAAGGCGTTCCTTCGTCCCCGGACCGAGGAGGACCTATACGGCATCAGCGACGGTGCGGAATTCCGGCAGACCGCGGTTCGGCGGCTCCGTTCGGCTCTGACCCGGTATCCGTCTGATCCGTCAGTCAGGGACCTGGTCCGGGACCTGCAGGAAGGCAGCCCCGAGTTTGCCCGGTTGTGGGACCGGCACGACGTCCAGTATGTGCCCACCCTGCGGAAAACCTTCCGCACCGCCATCGGGGATATCACCGTCGACTGCGACAGCTTGGATATGGCGGACCGTGACCAACAGCTGGTGCTCTACAGCGCCCCGGCGGGGTCCCGGGATGCGGACAATCTTGCCCTTTTGGGCTTGATCGAAGACCCCCAGCTCCCGGCCCCCGGGATGTAA
- a CDS encoding SDR family oxidoreductase, protein MTQTKTIEAPSLGLLAGKVVFVSGASRGIGAAAARLFAREGAAVVLAARSTGALDRIVAGIRRDGGVADAVRMDLADPASIRAALDHVGELHGRLDGAFNNGAAIQPPGSVETITDEDLEEQYTVNFRAHWIALNAEAALMRKSGGGAVVNTSSIGSRRANPTLPAYGAMKRALNSLTETAAVNLAPEGIRVNGITPGGTATEMIDTWEEAAPGVVKSIVASVPLGRLAEPEEIAEVAAWLLSDRASYVTGAIIPVDGGAGA, encoded by the coding sequence ATGACACAAACAAAAACCATTGAAGCCCCATCCCTCGGACTGCTTGCCGGCAAGGTCGTCTTCGTTTCTGGTGCCAGCCGGGGCATCGGGGCCGCGGCCGCACGCCTCTTCGCCCGGGAAGGCGCCGCCGTCGTGCTCGCTGCCCGCAGCACCGGAGCCCTGGACCGCATTGTGGCCGGTATCCGGCGCGACGGCGGCGTGGCGGACGCCGTTCGGATGGATCTGGCGGACCCGGCAAGCATCCGTGCCGCGCTGGACCACGTCGGGGAACTGCATGGGCGGCTGGACGGCGCCTTCAACAACGGTGCCGCCATCCAGCCGCCCGGCAGCGTGGAAACCATCACCGATGAGGACCTTGAGGAGCAGTACACGGTAAATTTCCGGGCACATTGGATTGCCCTGAACGCCGAAGCCGCGCTCATGCGGAAAAGCGGCGGCGGAGCAGTCGTGAACACATCGAGCATCGGCAGCCGGCGGGCGAACCCCACCCTCCCCGCCTACGGCGCCATGAAGCGGGCGCTGAACAGCCTGACGGAGACTGCCGCCGTGAACCTGGCCCCCGAGGGGATCCGGGTCAACGGGATCACCCCGGGGGGTACGGCCACGGAAATGATCGATACGTGGGAGGAGGCTGCTCCCGGGGTCGTCAAGTCGATAGTGGCATCGGTTCCGCTCGGCCGGCTGGCCGAACCGGAGGAGATTGCCGAGGTCGCCGCCTGGCTGCTCAGCGACCGGGCGTCCTACGTTACCGGGGCAATAATCCCGGTCGACGGCGGGGCCGGGGCCTAG
- a CDS encoding MFS transporter, which produces MPAEDFSLRTIAVPAYGPTLLYGLATGAILPVVAITARGLGATVALAALLITLTGVGSLLTNVPATVVTTRFGEKWALVAASAWCALAMVLAAAVPVLWVFAVAVFMVGMAGSVFGLARQSYLTEAVPLHFRARALSTLGGVNRIGVFIGPFAAAGAIHFLGTQGAYWVGAVAAVGAGILSFQVPDLALRSSGSGGSSRSGGPGGPAGRGPEDAPAPTVLGILRSHARVFRTIGIGVLLIAAVRATRQAVIPLWAQHIGLDPTATALIYGLSGAIDMLIFYPAGKAMDTWGRRSVAVPCMLIMGAGLGLLPLAGGPTGLLLAALLIGFGNGIGSGIVMTLGADFSPSPGRPQFLGIWRLLADLGTMGGPGLLAAVTALVSLSAGIGATAVLGLLGAAVLWRWVPGRKARAAASVGQGPPPAG; this is translated from the coding sequence GTGCCAGCGGAAGATTTCAGCCTTCGAACCATAGCCGTTCCTGCCTACGGCCCCACCCTGCTTTACGGGCTGGCAACCGGCGCCATCCTGCCGGTGGTGGCGATCACCGCCCGCGGCCTCGGCGCCACCGTTGCCCTGGCTGCCCTGCTCATCACCCTTACCGGGGTCGGCTCGCTGCTGACCAATGTGCCTGCCACCGTGGTCACCACGCGGTTCGGTGAGAAATGGGCGCTTGTGGCTGCCTCGGCCTGGTGCGCCCTGGCCATGGTCCTGGCAGCAGCCGTACCGGTGCTGTGGGTCTTTGCCGTGGCCGTGTTTATGGTCGGGATGGCCGGCTCGGTGTTTGGCCTGGCCCGGCAGAGCTATCTCACCGAGGCGGTGCCCCTGCATTTCCGTGCCCGGGCGCTGTCCACCCTGGGCGGCGTCAACCGGATCGGCGTTTTTATCGGTCCGTTTGCCGCTGCCGGGGCCATCCACTTCCTGGGCACCCAGGGCGCCTATTGGGTGGGTGCCGTGGCCGCCGTCGGGGCAGGCATCCTCAGTTTCCAGGTCCCGGATCTGGCCCTCCGTTCAAGCGGTTCCGGCGGTTCCAGCCGGTCCGGAGGGCCGGGCGGGCCGGCTGGCCGCGGACCGGAAGATGCCCCTGCACCCACGGTCCTTGGCATCCTGCGCAGCCACGCCCGGGTGTTCCGGACCATCGGCATCGGGGTGCTGCTGATCGCCGCGGTCCGGGCCACCAGACAGGCAGTGATTCCGTTGTGGGCCCAGCACATTGGACTGGATCCCACCGCCACGGCACTGATCTACGGGCTATCGGGCGCCATCGACATGCTGATCTTTTATCCCGCGGGCAAGGCCATGGATACCTGGGGCAGGCGCTCGGTGGCTGTGCCGTGCATGCTGATCATGGGAGCGGGGCTGGGCCTGCTGCCGCTGGCCGGCGGACCCACCGGGCTGCTGCTGGCGGCTCTGCTGATCGGATTTGGCAACGGTATAGGCTCCGGCATTGTGATGACCCTTGGCGCCGACTTTTCTCCCTCGCCGGGTCGCCCGCAGTTCCTGGGCATCTGGCGGCTGCTCGCGGACCTTGGAACCATGGGCGGGCCGGGACTGCTCGCGGCCGTAACCGCCCTTGTCTCGCTGTCGGCGGGAATCGGGGCTACCGCCGTACTTGGGCTGCTGGGAGCGGCGGTGCTGTGGCGCTGGGTGCCCGGGCGCAAGGCCCGGGCAGCCGCTAGCGTCGGGCAGGGTCCCCCGCCTGCTGGCTGA
- a CDS encoding phosphatase PAP2 family protein produces MDTRNLLAQRSRAQRPAAHNPALFLFAALVCAAGVAATYWFFVRTTTGQLADESAFKEAELIALGNHLPVISFLDNLPLISVFIAVIVVVFVTILRHRISPAVIALGTFAAANISSQLLKRTVLDRPDRGVVTLDFNSLPSGHTTLAASAAAAVFLLASPRWRPLAALFGGSYAILAGAATFLNLWHRPSDVVASLLVVAAWTLVGGLVMMRTNPEWNCWPATGPAQGQAKVIAVLCAVPGILATAVSLGLYFYARWDSAPVATAAPLYFWAGLALIVGVGFLISALACWLFSQQAGDPARR; encoded by the coding sequence ATGGATACTCGCAACTTGCTGGCACAGCGCTCCCGTGCCCAACGTCCGGCTGCGCATAATCCGGCGCTCTTCCTTTTTGCCGCCCTTGTATGTGCCGCCGGCGTTGCCGCCACCTACTGGTTCTTCGTCCGCACCACCACCGGCCAACTGGCCGACGAATCCGCGTTCAAGGAAGCCGAACTGATCGCCCTGGGCAACCATCTGCCGGTCATCTCGTTCCTGGACAACCTGCCGCTCATCTCGGTTTTCATCGCGGTGATAGTGGTGGTTTTCGTGACCATCCTGCGGCATCGGATTTCCCCTGCCGTGATTGCCCTGGGTACGTTCGCTGCAGCCAACATCAGCAGCCAGCTACTCAAACGCACCGTGCTGGACCGTCCCGACCGGGGCGTGGTGACCCTTGATTTCAACTCGCTTCCTTCCGGCCACACCACCCTTGCCGCCTCCGCCGCGGCGGCGGTCTTCCTGCTGGCCTCCCCGCGCTGGCGCCCGCTCGCGGCGCTCTTCGGCGGCAGCTACGCCATCTTGGCGGGGGCAGCCACGTTCCTGAACCTCTGGCACCGCCCGTCCGACGTCGTCGCCTCCCTGCTGGTGGTGGCGGCCTGGACGCTGGTGGGCGGCCTGGTCATGATGCGCACCAACCCGGAATGGAACTGCTGGCCGGCCACCGGCCCGGCCCAGGGGCAGGCGAAGGTCATTGCCGTGCTGTGCGCCGTGCCCGGCATCCTGGCCACCGCGGTGAGCCTGGGCCTGTACTTCTACGCCCGGTGGGATTCGGCCCCCGTGGCCACTGCCGCGCCGCTGTATTTCTGGGCAGGTCTGGCGCTGATTGTCGGAGTCGGTTTCCTGATCAGTGCCCTGGCCTGCTGGCTGTTCAGCCAGCAGGCGGGGGACCCTGCCCGACGCTAG